CTCAGAGAACTGATAATGAAAAGTAATTAAAGATTTTAAAAGATCTCTTTGCGCATTGAGGTTAGCACTGAAACGAGGCAAAATTTGTAAACGAGCTTTATAATTCTCCACTAAGCTAAAGTCAGTTGTGCCTGGCAAATGAAAGAGGCCGATCGGAAAAGTGATTAAAATTCAGCTCAGGGGAAATTCCAGTCTGTTGAGTAGAACAGTGgatctttctttattttattatttttattagtaGTCTTTGTCCAGTCATAGAAGCGGATTTATGCAAATGtctgaaaaaagtttttcactGTAGCAATGTAATCACAGGTTAGTTCTTaagttcagtttttattctTAGAAAGTGAGGAGGGAGGGGATGAGTCGAGAGTTTAGTCACCAACTTAAGACAAGCGGTACGTGCGAGAGCTCGACTAGGATCTTCAGTGCTTGTTTGGCTCAAGTCTGTTGAGTAGAGCCACctttattacaaaaatttcCAACTTGTTAACTAGACGCTGAGACTATTAGGGATAAGTTAACAATGAAAAGCCTGCGACCACCCTAGTTCTGTAGCCATGGGCTTTGTAGAATTTTAGGGGAaggccagtttttcaactgcTCTTTTCTTTAGTTACACCGATTTAAGATACAGCTTCCTTCTCCTTTACTTTGCTCCTGTTGATTCCGGGTAGATTGCTTTCCATGACTCCGTTCTTAGGGTACTCTGTTTGAAGCAGATCGACCATTCCTGGATTTATAACGCTCACTTGTTGATTTCCAACAGAGCCCAGTTCTCTTTGAGGCCAGTGCATCAGCATTTCAGGGCTGCCAATGGCGTTAATTTTCACCCATTGCCGTTCCATATCTCTCTCTGCCGCGGCGCCCGCCTTCAGCTCGTCCACCAATCCACGATCTAAAGCAAACGGAAGTTTGAGATTTGGTCTGACAATTCCTTAGTCTATTTTCAGCACTTACGTGATAAAAGATCACTCACAATTGAGACGTTTATTTTGCCATGCGATACTAGGTGAGATGGCTTTAAAAGTTGTGGAGTGGAAGGGAGCCAAATTGCTGTTTTAGCTGTTGTTACGCATTGTCCAAAGTTTCATTTAATTTCAGTACTGGTATGGGAAAGTCGAAGACACTTTTCGTTCCACTTTCTGTTTGGTCGAGAGAAAAATGtagcgttctgattggttgagagtTCATATGACATGACTAAATGAAGCATTCTGATTACCAAGAATATTTTTCGGGGAGGCGGGTATAAATGACCATATATGGCTAAGAGGGTTTCTATGGCAAGATAGAAGATATGGTCATTTTGACCCAGCCCCCCCCCCACGAAAAATAttctagccaatcagaatgcttcaTTTAGTCACGTGATATGAACtcacaaccaatcagaacgctctatttttctttttttttttgaccaatcagaaagtGGAACAAAAAGTGTCTTCTACGTGGGCATTCTACTATCAATTTCTTACTTATTCATAGAGGATTTCAGTGTTACTCCTCTAGTTTGAGATATTCTCAAAATATTTATTGCCTTCTGACCACAGGCAAACAACTATCATTACATCCTTTCACATTCGTGTGCATTCATTGAGGATAAAATTTCAGAACCCTAATTTCAAAAGTGTGAAAACCTCTTCGGAAAGTTCTCTTATATTCAAACAGGTCATAGTTGGTTTTAGTGCTTCTCAGAACAttagagaaacaaaattgcaACTCGTATTGTCTTTCTCCTCTGAGAGCGCACTGTCAAaggaattatttcaaattcatattgaaatttttcatgaaAGTAATAAGTATTCTTATGACTTTGATCAAATACAGCCATTAGAGATAGCTTGACAACACAATAGCCATATTAATAAAAGAGAATCTTCTTTCTTGCGAATAAAATTGTCCATCACTCACCAACCCCCCCTCTCCCACGGCCCTTTAACCAAGCTTTCTCAGCTGGTCTTAGTCTTAAACAATTTTTACCTTCTTGGCTGCTGAAAGGTTGCTTAGCAGCCTTCTTTAGTAACTGGTCATCCTCAAACTGATTCCTTATATCGTCAGCCAACTCTCGCGGTCCACCGCTGGGCAACACAAACAAACCTACGTCACTTTTAGGAGTTGGTTGAACCAATTGTGCCTTGTCGGGTGCGCTGTAGTAAGGCCTAAAGCGATGATGACGATGTTTTCTGCGTCGTCTATGCCTTGGGAACTGGTAAGAAAGTTGGGGTCTGTAGATCGTTTCAATGTTCCTTACTGTACTATGCATGTTCGGAGGGTCTTCATATTCGTCATTCGCCAGAGCATCGTGTTCGACCTCGACGTTACTACCGTCAAATGGCTTTAAGCTTAAGTCGTTTGCTGAGTCTTCTTGATCGTCGTGGGATTCTAAGGGCCTGTGCTCACTTGACCATGGATATGCTTTCTTGACTTGAGCATTGCCTTTGAAGTAATCATCATAATAGGATGCTCTTTCTACCATTTGGTCGGTGCGGGGTTCACTGGGAACTTTAACACTGTAAGAGATGCTCATCCGGGGCTTCGCTTGTTTCGATTTTGTTCCCTTTTCAATTTGTTCTCCTTCGTAAATTCAACCGGAAACAAATAAACAGCATCTCAACAGCGGCTCCCAACCTTTAGACTTCTTGGCAGCAACGGAATACGCCTGCAACATTCTGTTTTTGAATTCATAAATGACTGTACAGGATTCCTGCAAATGACTTTGTTGTTTCAGATCTCAGCAGTTTGCCAGTCGAAGTAAACAAACTAGACGTTGGCACACTTTAATTTAACTCTAAAACGTTTCACAGTGTCTTGAGCATCATGTTGCAGTCGTGTTCCGTTGTTACGTTAAAGCAGTCGTCACTGTTCATCAGTAATAACTGTAGGCTTAAAGCAAAGATCAAATATAAAGAGAAGAAGTTCGTTGTCACAAAAGAGGGGTCTTGCCATAACGAAATATTTACTTTCCAAGAGTTTTTTAAGGTGAGTTCCTAAGAAATCTACAATTTCTTTGGAAAGGGTTTGCTTTCAATTGGTAGAGTCTATGTGGCACTGAGGAATAAGCTGACAGCACAAGGAATTTAGAGACTTGAACATGTTGCAGTAGTGCGGTATTGTGATTTAAAATACCATTAACATAGCGGCATGAGGTAGTAGAGCTACTGATATCTTTGTCCGTCTCTACAGAGACGAGGGTTAGAACATTTCCCTATAAACTCATGCTTCTAAATACTGTAATGTCCTTATTTTTAGAACCTCTTAATAAATTCCGTATTTTTTTCCTATGTAAAGGGAATAGAACCTTCCTCAACATAGCAAAATGACCTTTCTGTTCATCTGaatcttaaaacaaatttgGATTACAAATAATTTGCTAGAAAAGGTGTTACTCACCAATCTTGTCCACCAGTTTGCTGGCGTTATCCTCGGCGACATCGGCTTTGGAGGCAAGCGCttcaactttctttgtttgtttttcaatggaATTGTTTGCATCATCTCCAATTTTGTCGACTAAATTTGCTTTGttgagagaaaagaaaaagactataacttttattttcactcaGTAATTATAAATTCTGGTTGTCGTGTAATGCACCTCGCGTCTGAATCATAAATCTCATGGTAACGATAAGTATAGGAGGTAAGTATTTGTATGTTTCTCTTTAAAATTGCCCAAATAGATGATTTGTGTTCTCCTTGCACTACCCACCTTTCTGTTCAAATTTGGTCTCAGCTGCGTCTTCCACGGCATTGACCTCTTTGCTTgctttttcaaacttttcttcCTGTTCTTTTGTATTTAATTGCTTTCCTTTGTCTTCAATTGCTTTTTCCATGGCGTCACTTTGTTGTTCAactttcttattttgttgAGCAATAGCGTTTGCCATGTCGTCGGCTTTGCGTTCAACTTGGTCAGCTTCGAAATCAAAAGAATTCATTCAATAATTTAATGACGTGCATCTGTATTTTTGTGGCGAAGCAATAGCGGGAAACTCACCAACTTTGTGTCACAGTCGTAACAGGAATCCTCCTGCAAACGATAGCTCATTTGCAAGAACTAGCAGGCACAAATTGTTTGGCGTTTCTCAAGTCAAATAAGGAATCCTTGGCCTACTTAATAAAATAACGGAAAGCTAAAGCAAAATCTTATATAGATCATCAATGTTCATGCTTGCCATATCACCTTGACAAGTAAGTGATCATCAGAGTTTGACCAGTTTTTGTCTTGCATGGATACTGTGCTTCTATTGTCGAAGCACGAGTACATCAGCATCATGAACGAGCTTGACAACCACTTGCCCGTTTTTATCACCTTTATATCATGAATCTCTTTTTTGACATGAATTAAGAGAACTAAATGTCATGGCAAATCTACAAACCACGCAAGTGAATAGCACTTTTTGAGAAAGCTCCATGAGTACGGGAAATCAAAAGGTGTCTTTTTTCCTCAATGTTCATTTTGGTACGGTTTCGATCTATTAGTTAGTCACTCAGCTTGTATATACTACAAGTGACTGTCGGTTAAAGGGGCGGGCATTTACTTCGCCGCTATGCACCCAATAGTTACCACTTAGGAAAATAATTGTGAGTAATTTTCAGGGAATAGCCTTAAACaatatttctctttcattGGCCGTCAATGAGTGGTTTGTGAGACGACCTCTATTCCCATCGTACAGGTCCTTTGGAGATCAAACACCGTAACTGAGAAGCCTGTTAGGGACACAGGTTCTTTTCAAGTACACTGCTAAATTAAAACTCCTAAAAAGTGTGAATTACAATGTTTCACGCACTTAAAGCTTTGGTGCACCGTTGTTTGTGGCTCTATAACAAGTCGGTCAAACGTCCAAAGCATCGAAAGTGGTGATTAATTGAAGACTGCGCCATactaaaatatttcttttatcgGAACCGTTTGACTATGTCTACTTCACAATACATAAAAGCTTTCAATAGCACCTCTTCTCTACGATCCATCGCGTGAATCTCGAAAAGAGAACAATTTAATAAGCCTACCTGAAATCGCGGTCCCTAAAATAATGTACAACACTAACGAAGCCCAAATTCTAACCATAATGACGTTTTGTATAACCAAACAAGGCAATACTTCGCTAGTAGCGTAGCCTACGCAGTGAGTTTGCCACCGTCTTTCACATAGCAAGACCCGACAGATCGGCGTTTGAAATGTTCAAGGAATTGAATAGTTTTCAAAATCAGGGTTGGGCAAAGTTTTCCTTGTCAATGAGGCATCAGTGATTGGCTTTAAAGCCAGGTTCATATAAAATATTGACGAGGGTAATATTGCAGGTGATCTAATGTACCCGAGATTAAAGTTTGCAGAGGCCAAATGgaggaagttgttttaaaCATAAGCAATTAAATGTTGAGTTTGTTCGTGGGAAAATGTCTACTCTTTTCGGGAAAGGAAATACGCTTTCATAATCTAGAACCCACGACTTTCTTTGAGGCTCGTCTTAATCTCGTGGAATTTCTATCATTTTGTGAAACATATCTTCACACAAAAAGCTAGGGGTTTACCCAAAGGAAGTGGGTGAAAGGGTCTCAGCTTTGAAAGGCAACGATAATCGTAAGCGTTTACAAATGCTTCCATGAAAAAGGTAGCAACTGAATGATGCCTTACGGGAAGAAAATGGTAATACATCATCTTACCTTTTAACTTTGTGGCTCTTTTGTTACGAGAAAAAGACGTCACAGAATAGACTCGCCGGTAATTTCTATGCTTGGGTTTCGAAATCTTCGATGAAAATTTAGATTTTGTCAAATCGGGAATGTGAATGGCAGGAATCCTGGCTTTCAGATCTTAATTTTCCAAGTTTGCTGACAATCGTTTTTAGATAAACGTGTGTTACGTTGAAAAGAACAACCAATTCCTTAAAGCAGGAACTAATCTTTTAAGTTTTATAAAGATAAAGTCGAAAGTCTTTTAATGTACTTAATTCGTTACAGAAAACATTAACTGGGGTAGGGATGGTGGGGCTTTGTTCCATATTGAAGGTCATGATCCAGTCTCGCTTTGAGCCTATATACACTTGGCTGGACCGCCACAATATTTTTAGCAACAACCTTCACCGGTTGTTGCTTTTGTGATTGCAACTCTCAATTTTCAAATCGGTGTTCACGTCTCTTTTGGGTCACGTTATATTATCGAGAGCATTTTGGAGTTTTTTATTGACTGATAACTCCGTTTTTATATCTGTCCTTTCAGGTCCATTTAAAGTGTTTATAGGTCTTCTGATTTCGCTCTTGGTGTCGTACACTTGGAACTGTTTTGGTGCTATaatgtcaattattttcaaatgctttttattcTTGGTGTGTGACAGTTTCACCTGTACTGGACCTTTTGATTTGATTAACTTTCCTTTCCCTTCTACGATCTGGCCATCTCTAATTCGGCTTCTCAGTTGAGAGGAATCTTCTATTGGCTTTCCGTTTAGTCTTATTAATACGTTTTGCAATCCATGTCGAAGTTTCTTATATTTTCCAGGAATGGTGTCTTTGGATTCAATGGAAGGTTTGAAATTAGGTTCcaaagtttctttgttttcgaaAAAGTCGGCTTCTGCTGGGCTCATTTCGGATATTCTCAACTTTGGATCCTTACCCTTGGGATTCTTTAGACTGGGTTCTAATATTCCAGGCtcattgaaattgtttccttGCTGATCTGAGGATGGCTGCATCATTTGGTACTTTGGCATAAACTGTCCTCTTAGTTGTGTTGACCTCATTGGTAATGTCGGGAAACCAACATCGTGGTTTGATGTCATGAAACGCTGCATTGACTGGAGGCTGTTTTGTTGAGGATAACGATAAGGTGCAAACACATTTCCATTTTGGGAAATGTTTTGatcgtcattatcattgtCTGCGgtttcatcattatcatcgtcTACagtttcatcatcatcatcgtcatcatcatctgaTGACGCGGCATCATTTAGTTGTAACGACCGACCATTCGCATCCTCTTTGGATTCTTCTTCTGGTTCCTCTGTATCCTCCCTTTCATCTTCTGGAGATCCTCTATCGCCTTGAGTATAGGTTCGTTCGGGAGAGTAATCTGGTGATCGATCGGATGCATCattttcctcttcctcttgAAGGGAATCTTCTTCTCTGTCATTGTATCTGTTGCCTTCACTTCTTCCTTCTTCGTTCTCTTCATCATAATCCTCACCTCGGTCATCTTGTGATCTGTCATTGTCAGATCTACCTTTCCTACGATCTAGGACTTCACTTCGTTCACGACTGTCCTCGTCTACCCACCTAGTAGAAGGTCGACTATAAGATTCAATACCCGAGCTTAGCAAATTTGGTGTCACTCCCATTTGAGTTGGAATTATAAGTGGCTGCGTTTGCGGAATTTGTGGCAAAGGCAATTGGGAAATTTGCATCTGTGGCTGAGCTTGAAGCTGATATACAGATCGCACATCAGGTTGCTGGCTATTAAAAACAAGTCGACCACTAAATTGCGTGATTGGGTCAAAGGATGGGTTAATGGATGGCGCCTGCAGGAAAGGAACCTGTAATGCTGATTGCAGTAAAAGCCCATTGCTGAAGGGGACAGAATCAGTAGGTGGAGCATATTGCTCAGGCACCCTTCCTAACTGAGGTTGAGGCGCAGGAAAATTTCCTTGTCCCGTGATAGGAACAACTGCGGAATTTGAATCAGATTGATCGCCATAAAATGGTAGGAAGAGCATCTTAGGACGattttccatggaaacggccTTTTGATTGAGCTGCATTAGTTCTTCTGGTTGAGTTAATTGAGAAAATTGATTGAACACCTGGGGATCATGTCTTCTGAAGACCGGAAGGATTTGATCTCTCGATTCACCATCATCACGGGCAGTAGTTAACTCATCTTGAGATACTGTCTCGAAACTTGGTGGAGTGATATTATCGTCTGAATCAAATGAGTGGTGTTGTTCTCGAGGATTGACTGGCATTGAGGCAGGTGTCCCAATAGAACCATAGAGTCTCGTATCCCTATCAGTCAATAATCGATCATCGTCAGTATTATCTCCATCTATAGAGACAATATGAAGCCCCGATCTACGATGACCTCTAGCTCTACCTGAATCACCCTCCGTTGTGCGAAGTCTTTGACGATGATGACGTCTATGATGTCGACGGACTTTAACTATTGTATTACTGTCACGACTGTCAGAAACCACTTCATAGGCATCACTCttcttttcctcttcttttattttaggCGGGCCTGTATATTTTTTGACTGTTTGTTCTTTGAGCGCAGTTCCTTTATATGTATCCATGTCATCGTAATTATTTGCCTTGGGCGTTCCTTTAAACACCTTTCCATCAGCGGACAGGCTTTTCCCGTGATTTTCTATACTTGCAAGAGTCTCTCCTTCCCTACTTCGTTTATGATTTGAGTCGTCCCGGAGAAATATAATTTCCTGCCTCTTTCGGGATTTAGTGGTCGTACTGTTGAGGTCATGAGGCATGAAGACATGGTTGTTTTTAGCAGTTGCCCGTGTGGTGGCTATGgattttaacaataaaaaaaagtaagcaTGCTACAGcgacattttaaaataaaaatgtgaatGAGACCTCTTTTCGTAATATTAAAGGCGCCAAAGTGCACTATGGtcttattttaagttttgacaaatttaGGAAAATCGAGCTGTTTCTTGCTACATTATGACAGATACATTGGAAAAGTAATAAATCCATTGATGTATTATTGACTCCAACAACTGTGTTTTTCAAATGCGGCATTGAAATCATTGAATAAGAGGTAACTTTTATTGTTCTCTTTTACTCACAGCCTCTCAAAATAAAGTGTTTTCAATATGCACTGATTAAAGTAAAAGCAGAGTTATAGAGGCATTTAGCAGCACAGGATCTGGATTGTTATTGTTCTATCCACTTGAGATGGGTTTTGATAAACTCATGTTCACAATAAAAATGGAGCACCatttaaaatgattgaaaaCTTTAACGCAGAGCATCGCCATCTTGGGCAGAAGCTACTGTGTATCTTCATTTGAGTTCAAGGTGAAATAAGTATATGGACTAAACGAGGGTCTAGCCTTGATGAAATGTTCGTCATGACTTGAAGTTTGCTGGCTAGTATTCTATATGTTTAGTGCTATACTACAGATAAATGAAACACGGGAGCGCTAAATCGTACAATTAAATACTCGAGAATCGTGATACAAACCTGTCAAAGTCGAAAACAGGACAAGCAACAGTAAACTCCATGTAGTGGTTGACGCCATAGCATTTCATTAGGTTTGTAAATTCATATTCTCCAACTCGAAAATTAGGTCTTTTCGATAAAGTTATCCATTATTTTCTTAAAGTAGAGGGGAAGGAATGGCAAAATAAATGATGTAATGACATGTGTCACGTGATCTATAGTTCCTTATCGTATATAATGATTTAGGAAATGAATAAGCCTgttaagaaatgttttacaAAAAGGCTTCTTGAGAAATCTGAATCAATGCTGGGATGGCGAAATGCAAGgttatgaaatgaaaagacTCAAATGACGCTGTTCCCAAAACATAGTGTTTGAG
The DNA window shown above is from Acropora palmata chromosome 7, jaAcrPala1.3, whole genome shotgun sequence and carries:
- the LOC141886614 gene encoding uncharacterized protein LOC141886614, translating into MASTTTWSLLLLVLFSTLTATTRATAKNNHVFMPHDLNSTTTKSRKRQEIIFLRDDSNHKRSREGETLASIENHGKSLSADGKVFKGTPKANNYDDMDTYKGTALKEQTVKKYTGPPKIKEEEKKSDAYEVVSDSRDSNTIVKVRRHHRRHHRQRLRTTEGDSGRARGHRRSGLHIVSIDGDNTDDDRLLTDRDTRLYGSIGTPASMPVNPREQHHSFDSDDNITPPSFETVSQDELTTARDDGESRDQILPVFRRHDPQVFNQFSQLTQPEELMQLNQKAVSMENRPKMLFLPFYGDQSDSNSAVVPITGQGNFPAPQPQLGRVPEQYAPPTDSVPFSNGLLLQSALQVPFLQAPSINPSFDPITQFSGRLVFNSQQPDVRSVYQLQAQPQMQISQLPLPQIPQTQPLIIPTQMGVTPNLLSSGIESYSRPSTRWVDEDSRERSEVLDRRKGRSDNDRSQDDRGEDYDEENEEGRSEGNRYNDREEDSLQEEEENDASDRSPDYSPERTYTQGDRGSPEDEREDTEEPEEESKEDANGRSLQLNDAASSDDDDDDDDETVDDDNDETADNDNDDQNISQNGNVFAPYRYPQQNSLQSMQRFMTSNHDVGFPTLPMRSTQLRGQFMPKYQMMQPSSDQQGNNFNEPGILEPSLKNPKGKDPKLRISEMSPAEADFFENKETLEPNFKPSIESKDTIPGKYKKLRHGLQNVLIRLNGKPIEDSSQLRSRIRDGQIVEGKGKLIKSKGPVQVKLSHTKNKKHLKIIDIIAPKQFQVYDTKSEIRRPINTLNGPERTDIKTELSVNKKLQNALDNIT